The stretch of DNA gtgtgctaaaatttattatttatgtattattcaTCAATTATTAACGAAATCCTCATTATGAGATAATGGTGTTTACACAATTTATTGAAACGCGGATATGTCAAGTGCAAAATACTAAATTGAGTGAAAAAAAACTACACATAACCTAACTTCAATGAATTTCAATTTTCAACGACATCTGATACAAAAATTTGATTGTTGATTTTAATCTCCTGATAAAAATAGGATTGTAAAAACGAAGAAATAATATTaagaattaataaaataaaatttcaacatGACGTTGTATTTATAAACCAATAAgaatttacaaaacaaaaaagaaaCACACAAATGAAAATGCATAAATCTTAAGTGAGAGTTCGTCTGTTGCTAGATTAATTATTGAGTTTTTCTTGTGCAATTTTATTTGTTGAAATTATGCTAATTTGATTTTTTGGGCACAAACAACTGGTAATATGTACGAGTTGTCAAGTTCAGTGGTGCAATATTGCATATGTTCGGCAAAAAATGTTGCTCACGTTCTTGCCTCTCATGGACGATCCAAATGACATTTCTGGAGCTCAAATTTTTTTTGTCCAATTTTGTTATGTCCTTTCACAAACAATGGATCGATTGATAATTAATCATAGCGGGATTTCCCAAAAAAATTCTGTCGATGACCATCTGATGTTTGTACACCCATTCGGGCGGCCATATATTTTCTGGGCATCAACTTTCAGATTTGGGTCCTACCGAAGCAAATTTCCTGTTTTTGGGCCACGACGGGACGAAGTTTTTATATTATAGGGCCATCTATTGTGAATATTTTTACCTAAAtcgatttttaaatattatagtatgatatatcatatcatatcttatATGATGTGATCTGGGTGATTTAGGTCGGACGATTAATTGAATCGAGTATAAAAATGACGAGGTATGAGAGCACAACGAGATGTGTCCAAATCGGATGCTTTTCTCTCGAGAATAGATGATATTGATCTGCAAACACGAAGATGATCACGTGAATGAGCGTCGGAGAGGTGTCCGACGTGGCCACATCGATGCTAAAGTCAGCAGGTGAACGAAGAGAACCAATGTAGCAAAGAGAAATAGTATGTCAATGGTGTGCGGATTCTAGAGAGTAAATGATGTGGGCAATATAtgtgaatgaatgaatgaatgcaTAAATGCTAAACAAACATGATATTTATAAGAAGAAAGTCAATGAGGACCTTGTTTTCAGTGCACACTTATTAATGATGGCAAGATGGTTATCCATACCCTGCTTTCTGACATCATCCTCTCTGACACTCCAAACCGTCCCTTTCGCCTTGTCAAATCCATACGATTCTGATAGTAATGATTACCAAGATAAGGTATCACACACGTGTGCAATCGAGTACGATGTTATTATCAAGATAACCCAGGTAGAAATGCATCACTCGAGAACTTGTTTGAAAGCCCAGGTTTCTCGTAGCCCGAGAAAATGATTTTGCTCGGCTGTTATCAGATTGGCCTGAAGCTTTTCATAACTTGATCCATGACCCAGGATTATTCAGTACCCTTGACCCGGGCCTCTTCGGGGATGTCACCACTCCTTCTCTAAATATTCGATCTAGAGTCTTTCTCGATGTCCCTATCACTCTTTCCAGGGTTTCACCACTCACTctttaaatagtcgggctaaaGTTTTATTCGTTGTTCCGATCACTCTTTCAGAGATATCACCACTCCCTCTTTAAATAGTCGAGTTAGAGTCTTCATTGCTATCCGGATAAttcattatatattatatgtaaaTTAACAAAAGTTATTTgtcataaacattaaaatagcAAAATAAAAAAGAGTAGTATTCCAAGCGTAAAGCTGGAAACTAATTGATCGACAAATACGTATTCCTATTGATTAAAGAGATGGTGACAACTTTCATCATTTACGCAGAGCATGTCTCCCACAAGATACGCAAGAAGACAAACCAAACCCCACTCACGACCCAGTCAAGCCTAGggctgcaaacgaaccgaacatgttcgcgagtttttcgagccggcttgataaatattcgattcgtatTCGAACTTATCGAATTTGAGTCGAACTCAAACACGTTCGAACtttttttcgagccgaactcgagcccaaattattttgttcgatagctcgcgaatagttcacgagccttaatattttattaatataatataattatatatatttatatatatacatttcgaatatttcgagcatttcgagctttcaaaccttaatatccgagcaataattcgaatagttcacgaatatattcgaatatttcgagccgaactcgaactcgaacttcatttcgagccgagctcgagcccaaatatttgaaattatcgaacttcgaatcgagctcgaactcgaatatacctatttcgagccgaattcgagcctgacttttttactattattcggctcgattcggttcgtttgcaccccTAGTCAAGCCCACCTAATTACGTCTGCATTCGgacaaattttatttcaaatgtttcATTAATATTATTCTTTTTTCCTCTGTGTGTAAAATTAGctctaaaaaatattcaaatgtgaaattaattattgaaaaatgtaattttcgtagaattattttttttcctgTTCATAATAACAAATGAATATTGGTTAACGAGATCTTAGTTTTAgtatacgacccgtgagaccgagATCTTAGTTTTAgtatacgacccgtgagacggtctcacgggtcgtattttgtgacacAGATCTTTATTTAGATAATCCATtacaaagtattattttttatgctaaaagtgttactttttattgtgaatatgagcagggttgacccgtctcacatgagAGCTACTCTTAGTATATTATCTTACAATAATATCCaattatctttaattattttcaCTTATTTAGTTTTAGTAGATTATCTTACAATAATATCCaattatctttaattatttgatcaacggaaaaatcatgaatctcatatataagaataaatatagattattcgatattattatatattgttGTTTagtgtatttgatgaaagtgAGATgctacataatttttttttatctttatcatttTTTAGTCATCTCAATTTTATTAATTAGTCCGTGATGAAACTATATAACCCTATATGATGTTGGTTAAAATTATTACTCAATTTTGATGATTAGTTTCACAAAGATCCAAAAAAATATTTGGACTAAATAAATATTCCATTTAGAAAAGgttgaaattttcaaaattgtGATGGAGGAAGTAGATTCACATGCCTGTAGAGGAGTTATGTTGAAACACATATATCTATGTAATaatagacaaaaatttgtgtgacggatcgtattttgtgagatatatctcttatttgggtcatttatgaaaaatattaccttttacgataaaattattactttttaatgtgaatatcggtagagtttactcgtctcacagatgaagattcgtgagaccgtctcataagagacctaatcgtaataatatgatattatttattttggACATAAATTTGCATGAATTTGTTTTTGGattttacatataaaaaaaTCTCATTATCAATGaagatataattatattttattaaatcacgatctttcttatatatttgtgatggAAGAATTTGGttgaattcaaaaaaaaaaattaaaaaataaaaaataaaagtcaTTCAATCGATTAAATTAATTGATACAGTTAACCTAATAGTATTACGCTAATCGACTTTAACTTATGTGTGGTCGTATTGGACCCGACGAGTATTTATTCAATAATTGTCTATTAATTTATCCTTTAAAGAACCACCCATTTGTTATTTTGATTCCAAAGTTCTACATAATGTTTTGTGCTTGGttgttttgattttgtttttattaaaaagtaaatttcaATTATCCACTAATATATTAAAAACTCTATAACATCACATTTTGATCGACACGATATAAtcttgaaattttgaaataaataatgagttaaatatattatgataagaatattaattttttaccaGGAAAGAATATTATAAATGAAActaaaatgataattttatgaaggaaattacaaaaataaaataataataataacagtaATATTTAAAGCTTTTTTAAAATTCGAAGTACAAGAATACATACATATATCAGCTCTTTCCTCACTTCATATGACCACAAGAAGCAACAAAGCATATTCAGTTTCTGAACTCGCAATATGTCTATGTTGGCTGCAGAAGACTCGGCCATTGCTGAGCACACCAAGTTAAGAAAGCCCAGAAACGCGAACCCACGAACAGATCCGACTCTGCTTACTGTGAACCCAACCATTTCATCCATTCTTATCCCCGACAGGAAGAAAAACCTCACTTCTTCCGCATTCAGAGGACTGGGCTGCACCGCCTTCTCACAGGTCTCGGTTCCCGAAGCCATCAGAACTTCGGCCAATTGGGAAGCCAAGAAAGTGAAAAAGAAAAGGCTTAAGACCACGAAAAATGGCGTCAGCAAGTTGTTCTGTAATAACCATCCTGCTGTTGCGAATAATGGCAACAATAATTCAAACTCACCGTCTCAATCTTCGTTCTCATTAACACTGTCATCAAGTTGTGTTGGCGTTCCTGATGTTTGGTGCGGTCCTGGAATTGGGCTGAGTACTGATGTTGCTTCTGTTGACTGTGCTGTTTCGAGAAGGCCTCCATATGTGCCAGCCAGAGGACCTGGAATTGGGCTGAGTACTGATGTTGCTTCTGTTGATTTTACTGTTTCGAGAAGGCCTCCTTCTGTGCCAGCTAGAGGCAAAGTTGATGGTCATGGGGTGGACAGGATTGTTCTTGGTCAGAGGGAGGTACTCATCTTTTTCcttatgtatttattttttatggtttTTCTAGCTTTGAATTTCTGCTGTGCACTTACAAAAGTAAACAATACTGAAAGTTTTTGGCTTTTCTGGCGTTAAGCATCTGTTTTGTGGTTCTCCATCTCGACTTATTACTGATTGATGATGTATGTTTAGCTCGAGATTGAATTTTTATTACTAGTCTATGTCTGTTCTTCAAGAAGCTGTGGGGCAGTACTGAACTTGGGATTCTCTAGTTGATGAATGGGTACCAAGAAAAGGAATACCTTTGCCAATTTCAAGCCTTTGATTAATTGAGGAACCTATACAATACGCTTAGTGAGCTTTGAGGTCGATAGTACTACGAACCAACATAAGCTATACGAGAAATAGCCTAACAAATTTGTATCTTTGTCTGAGCTCCAGTTTGGACTGAAATATTTTTCTTGCCTGTCCTTCCAAAAAAGTGTTTGAAATGGCATTCCGGGGAGAGATCTGAGGTGCTTGAAGGGAGAATATAACACCAGTGACTGCTCTCATAATCGGCGTTGGGTAAGGATAGCAAAATGAGAGATATGATCTACTAATCGGGGTGCCAGGATGGCTTATTGCTGTGATTTGGACTGTACGTTCTTCATGAAATTCTGCTGGAGTGGCATTGTTGCTGGGTTTATTGTTTCCTTGAGCAGAAGAAGGGCATGGTTTCCCTTTTTACTTGCTCTTATCGTGACCAAGACTGGACATGTTCCTTTTGCTTAACTTATATTCATTAGCCTTGTTCACGATCACTTAATCATTTCCCATGTCTAACCATTTAACCTGCATGCATGCCTTTATTTTGGATATCTTTTCATGCTTTCAGTTTTTAGATTTCAAGTGTGCTTGGTTACTTCCTTTAAAGCTGTGGCCTTACTTAACCCCCACACTGTTACTTTTGGGGTGGATGCTACGTGCACCGGTCTTGATTCACTTTTGTAATTTATCAGCGCTCACCATGTTCCACGAGGAGAGTAGTTGCCTCTGATGATATTCCTCTTGCTGAATCTGACACAGCAGTAGGAATGCCACGCTTTCGCTCCGATGTTACTGGAATTATACATCATCATCATGTCAGACATGGTTTCAGCGAAGGACTTGCCGAGGTTTGTCCTACATTCGCCTTTTCTAGCAGAAATCATCCTGTTTCGCGTCTCAGAGCATATTTACGCATAAATTATATTCATTTGCTGAAATTCAAAGTACACAATTTTCTGCAATGAATCGATCATACTGTTAAAGATCTTATCAAGTAATAAACTGAAGAGTGTTCTAATTTGTGATTGCTAAGATTAGTTTTCAGTGCACTTGATCATCCTAATTCTCAGTCTATATCAAGGGTCATACCACCTGTCCAGAGCTTGAAAGTTCTTACACCATGACAAACTTTCGAGTGTTTAATTTTTACATTTGACTAGTCATGTTGTAGGACAGCCGACAGAGTGACAAGTCTTTGGTAGAATTCTTGTGTATATTTGCTCAATAGATTTCTCGGCTACAAATCTTGGTAAAAAAATACAACTAATTAACTCACTGTCCTTCTGTAGATCCGTTGGGTTCAATGTTGCTTATTAGATGAATGTTTGATCTATGCCTCGAACTTGTGGCCGAACTTTTTGAAAACTAAGAGAATGAATCTAAATTCAACCAATAACTGCGATTTTGAATTTGCAGTCCTTAATGTGAAACCTCCTGGCAGGAAGCAATTTTGCGTGAATCTCAATGGAAGTATAGATATCTTAACAAAAAGCTATGTCCTGGAGAAAAAATTATGCAAGTGGATTAACAACTTTCTTTTCTGTGGTGGTGTAAGGCCTTAACAAACTCATGTTTGTTGAGGATCTTATAATCTTATTACTGGATTGATGCAAAGATGCTCAGTATTTTTTTGATAGGTAAATAAATTCACTAATAACAAAAAATTTGTAGAAATACGTTGGGCATACTCTGGTAATACGTATGAGTCAACAACATGTgttcaactcaattcaatagtTGAAAAATATGTAGTTGGACTTTCCTAACAACATTACTAACGTATGCAAAGATACTTTGTAGCAAATACAGAGATGATTTTTTCTATCTTTAAGTAAAAAGATAAAATACAAGCATTTTTTATATTTCTATGGTCTGGATTTTGATTTCTCAGAATTTTTCAGTGCATAAAGTTCTCCTGGAGTtgcttttatttaattattttattttattttatttttattcaatggGCCATTATGGAATGCCAACAAGGTATGTGCCTAGACAACAGCAAAGGTGGTCCTTTCAAAGAAGAACGCTCTGTGGATCTGAAGCTTTTCCTTTGAGATCTATACTCCATGTGCCTATTAAGAATGCCTTACATGTAGGAATTATGAATATAGAGTGAATGCAATCGATTTTAGTCAGCCTTTACATGATAATGGGCGTACCTTGCCTCACACTGCTCCTAATTAAATTCAATGATACATGTCCTACTTAGTGCGCCTTGCGTCTCTAAATAGCTTGTGTAACTTAAGCTTTTCAAGAAAACCTTTCCTGTTCGTGTTGCCTGAAAAATTATTTGGTGTAAGGTAATCCATTGATTGCTATAGTTGCACTATTGTCACGCAGATAGTGATGCTTCAAACTGGTCTCATTGTTGGAGGACGGCCTTATGGGCGTGACCGGTTCAGGGATTTGAGGCTTGACGTCGATAACATGTCCTATGAGGTTTTTTCATGATTCCAAATTTGACTTTGCTTTATATTCTTGACTCGCTTGTCTTTAAATCTTAATATACATCCCTATGTATGATTTTATGACAGGAATTACTGGAACTTGGAGACAGTATCGGATACGTGAATACTGGACTGCGAGAGGATGAGATGACAAAATGTCTGAGAAGTAGTAAACTTGCATTATCTGATCATTTATCATTGCGTTTTGCCTTAGACATGGAAAGGAAATGCAGTATATGCCAGGTTGGACAATCTTGCATATTTTATCTATGTTTGTTGAATTTTAAACGGCAAACATACAATGAAAAGATAATGTAAAACAATGTAGGATTTTCATGTCTTAGCCATGAAGAGTTGAAGACTAGATCAAGACACAATGTCCCTAAAACGTTGTTACTTAAGAATACATGAATACCCCCATTTTTATGCAGGTGAATCTTGatttaaatttattgaaaaatgtTTTAATCCAGGAGGAATATGAAACGGATGATGAGACGGGGAATTTGATCTGTGGACACTCCTTCCATATTGATTGCATAAAGCAGTGGCTTGTGCAGAAAAATGCTTGCCCCATCTGTAAAACTGCAGCTGTTTCTCAGATATGAGCAATGTTTCTCGCTTATCTCATAAATTCTTGTGGCCCTTTGTTTTTCCTGTATAGGCTACTGTATCGTTGAATGAAAGAATTTTTATCTTTCTGTGTGAGATTATAGGTGCTATGAGCCTATGATGTATTGATGTTTCTGGATTTGGTTGCcattttttgtttatttgttGGAAGTATGACTCAAGTTACTTTGAAGCCGGTTTTCATTGTAATAAAATGGATTGGATTCTTTGAAGAAGTCGTCAATATTATTTGCACCTAAATTACAAATTCACGTTCTTTTGATTATTCTGATTAAGGGTTTCAATCTGTTGGAGAAACTTTAATTGAGAAACTTTAATTTGAAATCCATGAATGTGATATTTGACCATCTTGAGACTTTGCTTTATAACTTTGCTTATTATAAATATCATGAAATTTGAGTATAATATATCTGAGACAGTAAAATAACatcgattttcaacaaaaaatgACCTTAGTTAGTCCTCAAATGAAATTTGATCGAGGTCATTCTGGAaatctcattttttttttattcattctctctttttttcccttttcccaattaagttttttttaaaaaaaattaattgaaaagcaAATAAGAAGGCCCAGTAGAGCCCAAATTGGGACGTCCAGTTCGGTGATAAGAAGCCTGCAAGTATTCCGCCCAATAAAAGCTTCTCCACTGAACCCTCCGAGAGCTGGTTCCGCCATGAGAAGTGCTCTGCTCAGGAATTTAAGCCTACGCTCTCGGAATCTACATTCCTTTCGCAACCTCGGACTCAAATCTACTATCTCTGATTGTTGTACGAATTGTTATCGTGGCTACAGCACTGAAAATGCACCGTTAATCCACCGTCTTCCCGCGACAATTCGATTTTTTTCATCTGGAAATGACAACGGTGAGTCCGAATCTAGCGTGAGGGATTCAGAAGACAAGAAAGAGGTGACGAATGATGCAGCAGATGTGAGCAACAAAGGTAAAAGACATCTTTTTATCAACTTCGTTGATTGATCTTCTCCGGGGTGCTGATTGTTAGCTACGTTGTTTGTTATATGTTGTGTGTAGAATTAAAACTACAGATAGATGACTATTTCAACAATTTCAACGAAGAGGCACTTCCGTCAATCCTCGAGTCTATTCTGAAGAGAAGACTCGGAGGAAAGCATGAAGACACAGATGATGAGTTAATGGATGAGCTTCATCGGGAACCGTTGGATAATGTTAAGGATGAAGACTTTGAATCTGATTTTGAGGAGGCTTATGAAACTGACGAAGAAATTGATGATTTGTATAATACTCGGGAAATTGTGATGAAGCAGATGACTTCTGATCCTTATGGCAACATGGATGACCAGAAGTGGGACGACATGATCAAGGAGGCTACCGAGCACGGTTATCTCAAGGATACAAGGGAATGTGAAGAAATATTGGAGGACATGCTTAGCTGGGACAAGCTTCTACCTGGTACCACCGTGCTCTTATTTCCCATTCCCATCTTGCTTTGATAAAATAAGCATTAGTTTTCcctttttaattgtttatggtTGTCGATATTGATTATTTAAATGAAGCTAGTTGGGGCAATGGAATTATGTTAGTTTATCTATTATGATGTGTGATTTCTTGAATAGCCGAACCGTTTCTCTGAAATCGATCtaatttgatattatttttgggtttaGCTTCCTGCTAGTAATATGAATATATGATTTACTTTCCAGCCGTAGAAGTTGGTTGCATACTTGACTATTGCTCTTTTGACGAGATTTAACTGGATTTGCCTATTCCTTTCAGATAACAGGTGCAACTATTAGACTTGTTTTCGAATTTTTTGGATGACGCATTCTGGTGACCAGACATGTTGCGTGctatttgaatttatttgtgattgtgaGCTAAGTGAAACGCAATGCACCAAATGTGGGGGAGTTTCGAGGAATGAGTTGCCTTTGGGAAACAACTAGACAAAATCTTAGAAAAATTCCTTTTCGATACGATATTCAGTAGATAGAATAATAGATGATATGAAACTGTTTTGGTTCATCTGTGTTATTTGGATTTTAACTTGAGGATTTGAACCTTCAATTATTTGGCAAGATTGTTCTCAGTTGACTTCATTTTGTTGTACCGTGGCATTTTTTATACTTTTCCCATGGATTTCAGTATATTGTGGTTAAAGCACTAGTTATTTCCCGGGGATGGTTTTTTTGTAGATAAGATCAAGAAGAAGGTGCAAAAGAAGTTTGACGAGATAGCTGATAGGGTTGAAAAAGGCGAGTTAGAAGTTGAAGAAGGTTATGCATTATTTAAGGAGTTTGAAGATAAAGTGGTCTTGGAATGTACTGAACTGATGAAAGCAGAGGAATCTCCACAGTTTGAAGAGACTGTTCCTGATAACAAAAAGGAACCTGATGATCCACCAGGCGAGGGACCAATTCTTAGGTGGCAAACTCGTGTTGTCTTTGCTCCTGGTGGTGATGCATGGCATCCCAAAAATAGAAAAGTGAAGTTGGCTGTTACTGTAAAAGAGCTTGGCCTATCTAAGCATCAGTTTTTGCGGCTGAGAGAATTGGCTGGAAAACGGTACAATCCTGGGAAAGATGAACTTACCATCACTAGCGAAAGGTAAGCTCAATAGCTagcatttttctttattttctatTACCAGTTAGTATACGGAATTTCTGCTTTAATAATTTGACCTCTAAACTAACACAATTCGCGAGGCTCTACTGTTTTAAGTGCGTGTGCACTTATGTATACGTACTTTATCTTTATGGAAAGTGTTGCAAAAGGTAAACAGTATCACTTCTTTATAAAGTTCCGGCAATGGCTCAAACCTGCACGATCCATTCTTTATTCTTCCTGTCTTTGGCATACAATGTTCATTACATTTTTTGGTTCAGGTTTGAACATCGGGAGGAAAACAGAAAAGATTGCCTCAGAACCTTGTTTGCTTTAATCGAGGATGCTGGAAAAGCTAGGAAACTAGTGGAGGATGCTCGAATTTCAGAAGTGAAGAAGAGGCTTGTAGCTAATCCGAAATTCATGCAGAGGTTGCAAGCCAAGATAGGAATAACAGAATCTAGTCCGGGAATTACATGATTACACAACTGGGCTATAGGGGCTCCATGAAGAAATTGAAGATTAAGCATCGGTCTCTGGATCGCCTTTTGAAATTTGGCTCATTCTTGCAGAGAATATACTTCCATGTGTTAATAAAGACCGGCTGTGAAAACTCTGGGTTTAAATCGCTTCATGTAGCTTTTGTAGCAAATGTGAAAGTTGATGAAGAGTAATTTATTTCACCTTGTAAAAATACAAAAGTGCCTTTTCGAATTTCTGGCCCTCTCTTCCACTGTCAGGCGAGGCTATGGTTACTTTAATCTCCAATTTTTCAGAGTTTTAGTCTTGAATTACTTTTTTCGTGGGCCTGTCCTTTTCCATGAAATATCTAGTTTTAGAATCACCAATTGCCACTTTCATGAACTATGGTCTGATTGAAGCCTCGTATTAAATGCTTTGTCTGTATTGAAGAATGTCACCATCAAATTATCTTTCATGCATTATTGCAAGTCAATTTTACTTGATTGCTATAAATTGATTATAtgatgattttaaatcaaatgtatattattttatatctaTCATGCTTAGCTTGTTACTCATAACATTCGAAAGATACGAGGTGGCCCAGCTGACTTGTACCAAAATCACAAGATGGGGTTGAAAAGGCACCAAAAAGAAAAGATGACTAAACCAACTCAACTGAGGTCTAAAAGGCCAAAACACAAGCCTAGCTTAACCAAATTGTTCAAGATCTATATCAAAGGCAGACCAAAAGATGAGGAATCGTTGTTTATTGAGGTGAAAGATGACATCGACAACTACAATAATTGTTAATCCGTCAAACAACTACAAAGTGGAACAGTGAACGATGCCAGCAGCTCTTCGAAGTTCGAACCATTCCCACCCGTCCAataatcacaaaaaaaaaatggttcCATCATCCTTGTTTTCCCCTAGCTCCACCATCAAATTCAAGAATCCCATTTCCCAGTCCATCAAATCGTGCATGACCACCACCCCGCCAGCTGTGCAGCTATCTACATCTTTTGGGTTCAAGAGTTTTATGGATATCAGTCCATTATAGATCTCTAGGGACACATTCTTACAATCATTGACTCATAATCTTTACTGAAGATATGCCTCATTCTTATGATAATCTTTCTTTATAGAAACTTATATCACCTTTATTAGTTTAATGTTTGAATTCCTTCTTGTTACTTCTGGGATTGAGGTCATGTCTTTGAGGAGCATTTGGTATTAATTATCATAGTTTATTTTTTTTCGTTTTCTATTCCCAATTGTACCTACTTGAAGTTCATTCTGATGATGATTGGGCTGGATCCATAGTGGACATAAAATTTACCACATGCTATTTTACTTCTGTGTAAGGAAACCTTGTAACATGGGGTAGCAAAAAGCAAAGGTAGTAGCTCAAAGTAGTGCAGAAGCCGAATTCAAGGTTGTTGGTCAAGGACTATGTGAAAGAATATGGCTAAAGAGAGTACTGACAGAACTGAAATTGAGCGTTGGAAATAAAATTGGGGCCTTGCTCGAAAAACATAAATAGAAGGGATTGAgccaaaaagaaacatgaacaatataaaaaaatgagtattttctttattaaaaaaatgacaTTATATATAAAGGTATTTTCCTTgtcattatttttaaaaaaagcttAAAGAGAGTCTTGGACTTTTTTCCGAGGATCTTGCACACTCCTAGGCGATTGAGCGGTACGTGCTCCACAGTGTCTCTTTTCTACCAGTTAGCCTCACGCGGGTGTGCGGAATATTTGTCACGCGCTTTGGAGAAATCTTTGCCCTAGTTTATTTCACATTTTTATACGAACCACCGCCCGCGACTCCGACCACCCCACCACCTTCTCATCTCGCACCAAATTTCTTCCTACATTTTTGCCTTTTCTCGTCTTGTCCTGTTAGTGTTACAGATTCACAGCCTTCGTTTCACCTTCAAGCCAACAAATTTTGCAGTTCTTCGTTGGAAAAATTCATATAATTAATTGTTGATTTAAAATCATTATTTTCAAACTAGTGCGTTTTGGTTTTCATGTTTGATCTTTAGTTTTTCTTGATTCCTTCTGATTTTGAAGGTCAATTATGGAACCTATGGATATTGTTGGTAAGATTAAGGAGGATGCTTCGCTTCCTAAAGGTTAGTCTTGTCCCCGTTTTTTCCTTGTTACCCCTAGTTTACTCTAATTGTTTGAAGACATGATTAGGTTACAGAATACTAATTTTTTTGCTTGTATCTGTTAAGAAACAAGAAGATTCTGCTGTATTGATAAATCTCATTTCGAAGAGAAGAAAATGTATCCTGCAAAATAGCTGTACAAaattgaattgaattgagaaAACAAAAATATCAGA from Primulina eburnea isolate SZY01 chromosome 6, ASM2296580v1, whole genome shotgun sequence encodes:
- the LOC140835024 gene encoding uncharacterized protein, which codes for MSMLAAEDSAIAEHTKLRKPRNANPRTDPTLLTVNPTISSILIPDRKKNLTSSAFRGLGCTAFSQVSVPEAIRTSANWEAKKVKKKRLKTTKNGVSKLFCNNHPAVANNGNNNSNSPSQSSFSLTLSSSCVGVPDVWCGPGIGLSTDVASVDCAVSRRPPYVPARGPGIGLSTDVASVDFTVSRRPPSVPARGKVDGHGVDRIVLGQRERSPCSTRRVVASDDIPLAESDTAVGMPRFRSDVTGIIHHHHVRHGFSEGLAEIVMLQTGLIVGGRPYGRDRFRDLRLDVDNMSYEELLELGDSIGYVNTGLREDEMTKCLRSSKLALSDHLSLRFALDMERKCSICQEEYETDDETGNLICGHSFHIDCIKQWLVQKNACPICKTAAVSQI
- the LOC140835023 gene encoding uncharacterized protein, whose product is MRSALLRNLSLRSRNLHSFRNLGLKSTISDCCTNCYRGYSTENAPLIHRLPATIRFFSSGNDNGESESSVRDSEDKKEVTNDAADVSNKELKLQIDDYFNNFNEEALPSILESILKRRLGGKHEDTDDELMDELHREPLDNVKDEDFESDFEEAYETDEEIDDLYNTREIVMKQMTSDPYGNMDDQKWDDMIKEATEHGYLKDTRECEEILEDMLSWDKLLPDKIKKKVQKKFDEIADRVEKGELEVEEGYALFKEFEDKVVLECTELMKAEESPQFEETVPDNKKEPDDPPGEGPILRWQTRVVFAPGGDAWHPKNRKVKLAVTVKELGLSKHQFLRLRELAGKRYNPGKDELTITSERFEHREENRKDCLRTLFALIEDAGKARKLVEDARISEVKKRLVANPKFMQRLQAKIGITESSPGIT